The genome window ATTTGATACAAGGTGTACCGATTTCAAGGATATCGACATATGGCGCTACTTGTTCAGCCAGAGCCATTGTTGCGTCAAAGTCCAATGAGTCAAGAGCCATTTGGATTTCAGCCATGTTACATACTCCTAATTTATAGTAAAAATTATTGTTATCACGCTTGCTTATGTGAAGCGGGACTATATGCAGAAATCAGTGACAAGTCAATTTCACTGACCCTGCTGCATTCGGGCCCACTCACCAATGGAGTGGGCTGAATACGGGGAAATTTAATTCTGATGAATTAGCTTTCCAGTTCTGCAAGACGGTTAGCCAGTAACTCTTCAAGTGTTTCAAGAGCTTTAGCAAAACCATCAATACCTTCTTGTAATTTTTCAGTCGCCATGCGGTCTTCAGCATGCATAGCTTTGAAGGTTTCTTCTGTCATGTTGATACGTTCAACATCCGATGCTTTCGCATCTTCAACATTTAACTTACGTGGTAAGTCACCTTCTGTTGAATGTAATTCATCCAGTAGGGCTGGAGAAATAGTGAGAAGGTCAACACCTGCTAACTCAGTGATTTCACCGACATTACGGAAGCTCGCGCCCATTACTTCGGTTTCTAAACCAAACTTCTTGAAGTAGTTATAGATTTGAGTAACAGAAACAACACCTGGATCTTCAGCTGGCTCGTAAGAATCACGGCCTGTGTCTTTTTTGTACCAGTCGAGAATACGGCCAACGAAAGGTGAAATCAGTTGGATACCATTTTCGCCACAAGCTACCGCTTGGTGCAGACCAAAGACTAGAGTCAAGTTGGTGTGAATACCTTCTTCTTCCAGAACTTTAGCAGCCATTACACCTTCCCAGGTTGCTGCGATTTTGATAAGGATACGCTCACGTGAAACGCCTGCTGCTTCGTATTGAGCAATCAGGTCACGACCTTTAGCGATAGTTGCTTCAGTATCAAATGACAAACGCGCATCAACTTCTGTAGATACACGACCTGGAACGATATCCAGAATTTTCAGACCAAATGAAACAGCTAAACGGTCAAAAGCCAGAGAAACTACTTCTGACGCGGGTGCATCTGCACCTAATGTTTCACGAGCCGCTTTCAATGTGTCATCAACAATACCTTGGTATTGTGGCATTTGAGCTGCAGCAGTAATCAGTGAAGGGTTAGTTGTAGCATCACGAGGTGTAAATTTTTCGATAGCTTGAATATCACCAGTATCGGCGACAACAACGGTCATTTCCTTAAGCTGATCAAGTAAAGTAGCCATGTTTCGTACCTTTAATTTTTAAGTTAAAAATTAACAGTCAACGTGATATCACGCAGACTGTATGGTTGATTTTTTTGATTATTATGTCGGCAAAGCCGGACTACTGCCCGGCTTTATTCCGTAAATCTTGGGTGCAAGCTGAAGGTTAACTTAACCTTTGCTTTGAATGTAACGTTCAACACCTGTCATTGGTTTAGCTTGTGCTTTGTTACGAATATATTGTTCAACGCTAGTGATAACGGTGACGGTTGTTGCTTTATTTCTGATGTATTTTTCAACACCAGTTAGTTGTGAGCCACTATTCGATTGGTTTCTGATATAACGCTCAACACCTGTCAAACCATCATTCGTTTTTGCTGCTGCTGGGCTGCTTGGCTTAGCACTGCTGGTTGGAGCAGAACTAGGACTTGATGAAAACAGGCTTTTAAAAAATCCACAAACTGATGCTAAGAAACCTTTATCACTCATAATATTATACCCCTGTTACATTTTAACCCCATCTGCCCAACAAAACGAGGTTGGTGCAACGGGTAAATTACTATTTTAGATTAATCGTGGCAAGTCGGAAGAACCTTAGCATATGCCTAAAAGTCGACTTGATTTGTGACTAACCCATCCTGAATTATTGATATTGGTCAATTAAAATCGTAATTATTATCAATACACATTGACCGATATCTTACCTCATTATTTAAATTAATAAATCAACCAGGTAAGCATGAAAAAAAACGAGCGGTCATTGACCACTCGTTTTATTTTCTTCTTTAAGCAATATTTGCTTATGCTGCGTCAACTAAAGCACGTAATTCTTTAGCTGCTTCAGCTGGAGAATCCGCACCGTAGATTGCTGCACCAACAACAACGATTGTTGCGCCAGCACGAACAGTGTCTTGAATAGTGTTTTTGTTCAGACCACCAGCTACTGAAATACGCACGCCTAAGTTTAAGCTAGCGATATCTTTCAGATCAGCGAAAGGTGTTTGACCAGCAGCTTGTGCGTCAAGACCAGTGTGAACACCGATGATTTGAGCACCGTTACGAGCTGCTTCAGTTGCAACTGCTTTTTTGTCTTTAACACTGATTAAGTCGATTTGAGCTTCAGCGTTGTTAGCGTTAGCTGCTTTGATTACGCCGCCCATTGTCGCTTTGTCAGAAACACCTAATACTGTACAGATGTCAGCACCTGCTTCATAGAATGGAGTCGCTTCGTATTCACCAGCGTCCATTGTTTTCAGGTCAACCAGGATCAGGTTGTTAGGGAATTTGCTTTTCAGTGCAGTAACCAGTTCAAGACCGTTATATTTAATGCAAGGTGTACCGATTTCTAAGATATCGACATAAGGAGCAACTTGCTCTGCAAGCGCGATTGTTTGATCGAAATCCAGAGAATCCAGTGCCATTTGAATAAGTGCTTTTGCCATGCTGACATGCTCCTAATTAATTTAATTTATGAGTTATTACGTTGAAAATACGCTCGCAGACTATAAAGCAGATTTGCAGATGCTGTCAATTTTTGACTTGATCTCAACATTTAGCTTCTTTTTTATTACTGGACACAATGATTTGCATTATGCGACTCTTTTTGACCAAATTACATAGTTGCGAGGATCTATTTTGAATACAGAATCTGCGGTCTGTTTGGATAATGTAGCTGGTCTGATTATTGACATGGATGGGGTGCTTTGGCATGGCAATAAACCCATGAAAGGAGTGGAAGCGTTTTTTCAACTATTGAGAAAAAAACACATACCTTTTGTTTTGGCGACAAATAACGCCAGTTTGACTCAGCAGCAATATATAGAAAAATTAGCCTCAATGAATATTGATGTCGCTGCGAACGAAATTCTCACTTCCAGTATGGCCACAGTTAGCTATTTGTGTGAACACTTATCAGCAGATAAAAAACGCGTTTTTGTAATCGGGGAGGATGGTCTAAAACAGCCCCTGAGTGATAATGGATTTGTGCTGACAGAGTTATACGAAGTAGATCAGCCTGAAAAAGGTATCACAGGGCGAACAGCAGATATTGTTGTGTCAGGACTCGATCGCCACTTAAGTTGGGATAAATTGGCAACGGCAACCCTAAATATCAATGCGGGTGCTGCCTTTTATGCAACAAACTCAGATGCCACATTACCTACTGAGCTCGGTGAAGTTATGGGTAATGGGGGCGTACTTGCTGCACTCGAATCTGTGACCGGTGTCAAGCCGATATCAATTGGAAAACCAGCGCCTATATTGTACGAACAGGCTTTGAAAATTTTAGGTACAACAAAAGAGACAACCGTTGCGATAGGTGACCGTCTTAATACGGATATTTTGGGTGCTGTTAATGCGGGTATCCGCAGTGTCTTAGTATTAACCGGTGTGTCTTCTGCTGAGGATGTTGAGCAGGTTGATTATCAACCCACATGGATTCTGGATGATTTGGCGGCACTCACCAAGGCCTTGAAAGACTAGCTAGATATAAAAAGGAAGCGAGAGATGAAAAAATTAATCAATGCTGTGGACAGTGTGCTTGAGGAGAGTTTGAGTGGGTTTGCTAGAGCACACAGCGATATTATTCAATTCAATCAACAACCCCACTTTGTTAGTCGAAAAAATAAGTCTGAAAATAAAGTCGCTCTGATTTCTGGTGGTGGTGCTGGTCATGAACCATTACATACTGGATTGGTGGGAAAAGGCATGCTAGATGCGGCTTGTCCTGGACAGGTGTTTACATCACCTACTCCTGACCAAATGATGATGGCTGCTCAGACTGTTGAAGCGGGTGCTGGCGTGTTGTTTATTGTTAAAAATTATGCCGGTGATGTGATGAATTTTGAAATTGCGGCCGAAATGTTGGATTGCCCACATGAAACTGTACTGGTGAATGATGACGTATCCTTACCCAAAGATCACAGTACTGGCCGTCGAGGTGTCGCAGGGACATTAATTGTAGAAAAAATCGTCGGTGCGGCTGCAGAAGCAGGCGCTGATCTAGCCACTTGTAAAAAGCTGGGTGACAAAGTCGTCAATGCCACAGCGTCGATGGGATTGGCTTTAACGAGTTGTACGGTACCTGCCTTGGGTCAACCCACTTTTGATATTACAGATAATGAAGTCGAAATGGGGGTTGGGATTCATGGTGAGCGCGGTCGTGAAATCATGAACTTAACGACTGCTGATGAGTTAGTTCAGATACTGGCTAAAGCGATTGATGAGGATTTGCAGCCGGCGAAAGGACAGCGCGTGTTACTACATGTGAATGGCTTTGGGGCGACACCATTAATGGAGCTGTACCTAGTCTATGATATCGCTGCTCATTTTTTTGAGGAGCGTGGTATAGAAATTGTGCGTTCACTGGTAGGCAACTACACCACTTCACTAGATATGGCGGGTTGCTCAATTACGCTAACATTGATGGATGACGAAATGCTGCAGTATTGGGATGCACCTGTACATACGGCGGCATTACGTTGGGGGATTTAGTTTTTACTTAACTCATCAGCAATGACGCAAAGAATAAGTTGTGATGTACGAGCGCCTGCATCGATGTGACCGCGGGCGCGTTCACCCAAAAATGAGGCTCTTCCTTTTGTGGCCAGCATGTCTTTAGTTGATTGCATACCTTGTGTAGCGGCTGTTTTCATATTACTTAGAACCGTCGCTTTGTCTGCATTTTGTTCAGCATCACTTTGCAATGATTGCATCACTGGAATCAGGGTATCCAGCATGGTTTTTTCACCGATATCGGCCTTTCCTCGCGCTTTTATTGACTCAACACCCGCTGAGTAAATAGTGGAAACGGCTGTCAGATCCATATCTGGATCTTTAGCGGCTTTCCCCATACTCACAAACATGGAACCCAGCAATGAGCCTGATGCGCCACCCATAGTAGACATTAGAGTCATACCCATTTTCATGAATGCTGCTGACCAATCAAGTTGAATCAGTTCATCATTTTGCTTAGTCAAGGCCTCAAGTCCACGTAATAGGTTGGTGACATGGTCACCATCACCAATGGCTCGATCCAACGCAGAAATCTCCGCTTCATTGTTAATTATTTCAGATTGAATTGCAGCGAGAAGAGTGGGGAGAAAAGTGGTATCAGTCATGTTTAGGCCAGTGAGTTTATCGCAGATCATAAAACTACTGAATCCATAGCATCAGGTCAACTGACAACCATCGTTTTATGTTTGCTTCGGAGGTAACGGGTGGATGGGGGGAATGATATCGGCGTTCAATAATAAGCGCCCATACACCACACCTCGCAGTGTAATCATTTTGTCGGCGATCATGTTCAGGCGATTAGCTGGGCCTTGAACCAGAATGACTGACAGTGTGTTGGTATGGGTTAAATTGACATTGAGGTTACTGATGACCTCATCAATGTATTCATATTGCAGATCATGAAGACGTTTTTGCAGGCCGGGTACGGAATGATTGTAAACCAGATTAACGGTGCCGGTCATGACAGTATCACCCTGCTGGGCGCGATGTTCATTGATTTGTAAATTTATCATGTCACAAATAGCCTGAGAGCGACTTTCAAACCCCCGTTTACTGACCATTTCATCTAAACCTTCCAGCAGACTTTCAGGTAATGAGATACTGATACGACTGACTTTTTCTTTGCTCATGCGAACTCCTGAAGTTTGTCATCATTATTGTCTGAATGGACAAGACTATCACCCAGGCTAAAACCGGGGTGATGTCACCTGATTTTTAGAACAAGTGGCTATAGCGCTCCACTTCCCATGCACTAACCACAGTGTGGTATTCATTCCACTCAGCTTGTTTGTAACGAATAAATTCGTTTCTCAGCTCACTACCCAGGACTTCTTCCATAAACGGATCAGCAGCAAATGCCTGAATGGCTTCGTCCAGCGTTCTGGGTAAGAATTGAATGCCTAATTCCTCACGTTCTGCTTCAGTTAATTCATACAGATTACGTTCCTGAGGTTTACCAGGATCTAGGCCTTCTTTGATACCTTCTAGACCAGCTGCGAGCACCAGAGCGGCTGCAAGGTATGGATTGACAGCGCCATCGGCATTGCGTGATTCACAGCGACCACCACCCATCGGCACCCGAACTGAGTTGGTACGGTTATTCGAGCCAAACGAGTTAAATACCGGTGCCCAAGTGAAGTAAGGCATATCACCCTGGCGAACCAGTCGTTTGTATGAGTTTACGGTTGGCGCAAACACCGCACATAAAGCGGGCCCGTGTTTTAATACACCGGCAATGAACTGATAGCCTAATTTGGTTAAGCCGAGGCCATGCTCATCTTCTTCAGGTTTGCACTGGAAAAGGTTAGCTCCAGTCTCCAAATCATAAAGCGACATATTAAAGTGAGCGCCTGTTCCAGTTTTATTTGAGAAGGGTTTAGGCATGAATGTCGCTAACAAATCTTCTTGTTTCGCATATTCTTTTGCCATCATCTTCAAGAAAGTAAAGCGATCGCAGCTGGTAATGGCATCAGCGTAGTTAAAGTCGAACTCGAACTGTGCATTGGCATCTTCATGATCGAAGGAGTAAAGCCCCCAACCCAGATCATCAATGCTAGTGGCCATTTTGTCTAACCAGCTAAAATTACTTAAAAAAGCGCGAGTGTCATAACATGGTTTTTTCAATTTATCATCTGGATCAGGCACAGACAGGGTGCCATCTTCATTTTTTTCACCAGGTAAACTTCTGCTTCAATACCCAGATTCATGCCATAACCGAGCTCTTTTGCTTGTTCCAGTACAGATTTGAGTAAAACACGAGTACTGAGCATATACGGTTTTTTGTATAGGGTATTATCGGCTGGCATCCAGGCAATTTCTGGTTGCCATGGTAGTTGAATAATATGATCTAAATCTGGCACAGAGGCGATTTCATCATCATTTGGCTGCTGTCCCAAACCATCGACAGCATAACCGGTATAAAGCTCAGAGCCATGTGCCATATGATGTAAATGCGAGAGCGGGACAACTTTACCTTTCGGTACGCCATGGATATCCACATACGTACCCATGCAGTATTTCACGCCTTTGCTTTTTAATTCTTCTTGTATTTTTCTGATTTCATCATCAGTTTTGATGTTAATCATGAGATTACCCTTCTTTGGTTAATGATTTATAAGAGAGACTGGTGGTAGCTTTGATCAAGCGGCGGTTGTTCCTTAATTGCTCTCATCACCAGTTGAGATAAGTCTTCACACATCCATGAAAAAAGTGCTTCACCCTCAGCTTTTGTTGCAGTGGAGGGGTTACCTGTCACGCCATTTAAACTGGTGCGATTGACAGGATGGCTGAACACACAGCCATCAGTTCGGTCCGGATCATCTGCGTCAACTAATTTATCTTCACGCACTAACTCCGGGTGTAAGGCCATCATCAAAGCGGTTTCGGCTTGATTGGCATGCCAGTCTTCAGCATCGTCATGATGGGCTTTGCGAACACGTTCCGAAATTTGAGCGGTGTGAACCAAGCCGATCATCAAATCATCATGACGTGCTCTGAGCATTTCCAAGGCGCAACGAAGTGGAGCGGCATTGGTCACATGGCCATTGATCAGTAACAGGCGTTTAATACCGGAAGAGGCTACCCAGTCACCGATATCGGAAATCATATCAATCAATGTTTTAGGATTGAGTGCCATCGTGCCTGGCCATCTTTTAGAATGACCGATAGAACAACCATAGGGCTGGGTGGGTAATAAAATAACCGGTGTCTGCTTTGCTACTTCTTTGCATAAGGTGTCAGCAATAGCGGAATCCATACCACAGCCCATATGTGGTCCATGCTGTTCGGTGGCGCCTACAGGCAGTAAAGCGGTATCAACACCGTTTTTTACAGCCTCAGCTACTTCTTCCCATGTCATTTGTGCTAATTCATACATTAGAAAACGCTCCCAACTTCATCATTTACTGGCACCATGCGGACAAGGTTCAGGTGATCTTCATCATCATCCTGCTTGGGAGGGTGAATCAGTTCTTCCAGTCGTTTTTTAGTGGCGATAAATTCTGGCGATAAAAATTGATCTGGATTTCTAGGTTGAGGTACCGGTACTTCAATCACTTCTTGTACTTCGCCGGGATTGGCTTTTAGCACCAGAATGCGATCAGCTAGATAAATGGCTTCATCCAGATCGTGGGTAATGAAAAACACTGTCACATCAATGTTTTTCCATATCTCCATCAGATAAGCCTGCATTTTGCTGCGAGTTTGAGCATCAAGGGCCCCAAATGGCTCATCCATCAACAGCACTTTAGGTTTATTGGCTAAAGCTCTGGCAATGGCAACACGTTGCTTCATACCTCCTGAGAGTTGATGGGGGTAGCTGTTTTCAAAACGTGCTAAACCAATTAAGTCTATCCACTGTCTAGCTTCAGCTTCTGCTGTGCCTTTGTCATAGCCAGATTCACGTAGACCAAACATCACGTTCTGCTTGACGGTTAGCCATGGAAATAAGGTATAACCTTGGAATACCATGCCGCGTTCTGGTCCCGGTTTATTGACGACTTTGCCATCCAGTTTGACTTCACCTTCGGTGGCTTGCTCAAGGCCAGCCAGAATGCGAATCAGGGTGGATTTACCACAGCCTGATGGCCCAATCACGCAAACAAACTCACGTTTATGAATGCTCAGATTGATATCTTTTAACGCGGTCACCGTGCCATGTCGGCTTTGGAAGGTTTTACTTAACCCTGTCACTTCCATGGTGACTGGACGTTTTTTGATGCGGGCAAAACGGTCTCGAACAGCATCTGACTGAACGCGATAATCGGGTAAGGTTGGTTCACTCATCTCGTGCTCCTAATTCGCTTTCTGCCAAGGGAAAAGACGACGTCCAAACCAGGCGAGTAATAAATCAATGGTCAGGCCTAAAATGCCGATCATCATGATGGCGGCGAAGACGTTGTCGAAGTTTTTGTAGCGTGCTTGTTGGGTGATAAACCAGGTAATGCCTGAGCTGGTGCCAATCAATTCCGCCACAATCAAATAGGTCCAGGCCCAGCCAAGCAGGATGCGGGTGTCGCGGTATAAATCCGGCAAAATGCCAGGTAATACGATGCGAAATAGCATGGAGCGATTATTTGCGCCCAATGTTTGACCCGCTTCCAGTAAGGCTGGGTCCAGTTTTCGGGTGGTATTGGCGACGATCAAAACCTGCTGGAAAAAGGTACCGATAAAAATAATCGCAATTTTTGGCGCTTGATAAATCCCAAGAATCGCCACCGCCAATGCACCAAATGCTGGCGCAGGTAGGTAGCGGAAGAACTCGATAAAGGGTTCAAATAATCGAGAGAAAAAGTCATAGGTCCCAGCCAAGACGCCAAGGGGAATGCCTATGATGGATGACAAAAGGAATCCATAAAAAATAACCTGAATACTGCTCCATAGACTTTCGTGTAACCACAGCTCACTGCTACGTTTGGGTTCGGTGGTAAACGACGTATAGAAAGCGGTGACAACTTCATGTGGCGCGGGCAAATAAATAGGGTTGGCCGGTATGCCTTCTGGTATGGCCTTGCCTGCTGCGGAAGCTTTGTCGAGTTCAGCATTAAAAACCTCTTTATCAACTAGCATTCCTTCACGAAAGTAACTCACAGAGCCGGGTAAAGTGACTTCTACTTCCGGGTGCCAAATAAATGGGACATAGCTGACCAGACACCAAAGAAGAATGGGTAATACAAAACTGCTGATAGTCACTAATTGTCGACTACGCGGCTCAAGCGGTTTATTAACTGAAAAGAGTGACATAAACAGTACCTTTGCTATTTTCAGACAACACGATCCCCTGCCTGGTCATGACATAAAATTTCAGGAAGAGGGGAAGGCACCGGTTGATGACCGGTGCCTATTAGTCTTTTACTCGCCTAATAAAAGAGAAGGATCGATGTAATTATCGACAGTCTGTTTATCGGCATAGACCTTATTGTCGACATTGAATTGATCCGCAATTTCTGTTGAACCATAAAGCGAACCAAAGCCGTCTGCTTTTTTCATAAAGCCTTGAGCTTCTTCTTTAGTCAAAATCTTAGTACCATCGATAAAGGCTTTATACGCCTCGGGTTCAATACCAACGCGAGCAGCCATGATGCTGATGGCATCATCACGTGTTTTTGGATCATTGAGGTAATCAACCGCCATATACCAAGCATCGATAACTTTTTTCCATTCATCGCGGTGAGTTGCCAAGCTTGATGGAGAAACAGCTAACACATCATAAATAAGACCAGGTTCATCGGCACTGGTGTAAATAGGTTTCGATGCTGGCACTAAATCTAATGCCTGACCTGAGTTTGGTTGCCAAGCCCCAATAGCTTCGACCTGGCCTGATGCCAAGACTTGTGGTGTTTCATTTGTGGGCACATTCACTAGTTCAACATCACTTTCAGTCATACCGGCTTTTTCTAAACCGTTCAGCAATAATAAATGATCGACAAAGCCGAGTTCGACGCCAACTTTTTTGCCTTTCAGATCGGTAATGGAGTTAATGCTGGGCGCACCCACAATCATATCGTTACCGTTACTGTAGTCATTAATCAGGATCATGACATTTTGGGCACCTGTGGCACCTGTGACTAGAGCGTCACCATTAGTCATCGTCACCGCATCTAACTGACCCGCAGCGAAGGCGTCCATGCTAGCGACGTAATCAAACCATTCAAACTGCACGTCCACACCAACTTTATCGAACATTTTCTTTTCGATGGCGATTTCCCAAGCCACCCAACCTGGCCAATCGCTATAGCCAATTTTTAGTGGTTCTGCACTGGCATTAGCTGAAAGTAATAAACCTGCGAAAGCAGAAAGAAATAGTCTTTTTTTCATTTTAGATACCCCGGTTAGTATTACGATTTACCAATTTGGTAATACTCAGTTTTGCAGTAACTGTGCCAGACCATGGGGTGTTGTATGGTTAGGAGAGAAAAACTGGTATAAATGGATGAGGCAATATTGAAGTAAAACCAACAAAAATAAGACTTTCAGCGGGTTATAGAGAATAGTAAGTGAAATGGTAATAAGAGAAGAGCTGATCTTATTGCAGAGTTTTACCTCGGCTAATTCCAGATGCTTATGCACTAAAAAGACACGTGAATTGATAAAAAGCCCCAAAAGTGCGCGCTATTGTAGAAGCTAAATTGGAAATGATGTGTATTAAATAAAAGAGGAGATTGAGATCGTGAGAAGAAGGGTATAAAAAAAGCCCCAACCCGA of Methylophaga marina contains these proteins:
- a CDS encoding transaldolase — its product is MATLLDQLKEMTVVVADTGDIQAIEKFTPRDATTNPSLITAAAQMPQYQGIVDDTLKAARETLGADAPASEVVSLAFDRLAVSFGLKILDIVPGRVSTEVDARLSFDTEATIAKGRDLIAQYEAAGVSRERILIKIAATWEGVMAAKVLEEEGIHTNLTLVFGLHQAVACGENGIQLISPFVGRILDWYKKDTGRDSYEPAEDPGVVSVTQIYNYFKKFGLETEVMGASFRNVGEITELAGVDLLTISPALLDELHSTEGDLPRKLNVEDAKASDVERINMTEETFKAMHAEDRMATEKLQEGIDGFAKALETLEELLANRLAELES
- the hxlA gene encoding 3-hexulose-6-phosphate synthase, which translates into the protein MAKALIQMALDSLDFDQTIALAEQVAPYVDILEIGTPCIKYNGLELVTALKSKFPNNLILVDLKTMDAGEYEATPFYEAGADICTVLGVSDKATMGGVIKAANANNAEAQIDLISVKDKKAVATEAARNGAQIIGVHTGLDAQAAGQTPFADLKDIASLNLGVRISVAGGLNKNTIQDTVRAGATIVVVGAAIYGADSPAEAAKELRALVDAA
- a CDS encoding HAD-IIA family hydrolase, with the translated sequence MNTESAVCLDNVAGLIIDMDGVLWHGNKPMKGVEAFFQLLRKKHIPFVLATNNASLTQQQYIEKLASMNIDVAANEILTSSMATVSYLCEHLSADKKRVFVIGEDGLKQPLSDNGFVLTELYEVDQPEKGITGRTADIVVSGLDRHLSWDKLATATLNINAGAAFYATNSDATLPTELGEVMGNGGVLAALESVTGVKPISIGKPAPILYEQALKILGTTKETTVAIGDRLNTDILGAVNAGIRSVLVLTGVSSAEDVEQVDYQPTWILDDLAALTKALKD
- the dhaK gene encoding dihydroxyacetone kinase subunit DhaK, translated to MKKLINAVDSVLEESLSGFARAHSDIIQFNQQPHFVSRKNKSENKVALISGGGAGHEPLHTGLVGKGMLDAACPGQVFTSPTPDQMMMAAQTVEAGAGVLFIVKNYAGDVMNFEIAAEMLDCPHETVLVNDDVSLPKDHSTGRRGVAGTLIVEKIVGAAAEAGADLATCKKLGDKVVNATASMGLALTSCTVPALGQPTFDITDNEVEMGVGIHGERGREIMNLTTADELVQILAKAIDEDLQPAKGQRVLLHVNGFGATPLMELYLVYDIAAHFFEERGIEIVRSLVGNYTTSLDMAGCSITLTLMDDEMLQYWDAPVHTAALRWGI
- the dhaL gene encoding dihydroxyacetone kinase subunit DhaL; its protein translation is MTDTTFLPTLLAAIQSEIINNEAEISALDRAIGDGDHVTNLLRGLEALTKQNDELIQLDWSAAFMKMGMTLMSTMGGASGSLLGSMFVSMGKAAKDPDMDLTAVSTIYSAGVESIKARGKADIGEKTMLDTLIPVMQSLQSDAEQNADKATVLSNMKTAATQGMQSTKDMLATKGRASFLGERARGHIDAGARTSQLILCVIADELSKN
- the nikR gene encoding nickel-responsive transcriptional regulator NikR, with translation MSKEKVSRISISLPESLLEGLDEMVSKRGFESRSQAICDMINLQINEHRAQQGDTVMTGTVNLVYNHSVPGLQKRLHDLQYEYIDEVISNLNVNLTHTNTLSVILVQGPANRLNMIADKMITLRGVVYGRLLLNADIIPPIHPLPPKQT
- a CDS encoding creatininase family protein, encoding MYELAQMTWEEVAEAVKNGVDTALLPVGATEQHGPHMGCGMDSAIADTLCKEVAKQTPVILLPTQPYGCSIGHSKRWPGTMALNPKTLIDMISDIGDWVASSGIKRLLLINGHVTNAAPLRCALEMLRARHDDLMIGLVHTAQISERVRKAHHDDAEDWHANQAETALMMALHPELVREDKLVDADDPDRTDGCVFSHPVNRTSLNGVTGNPSTATKAEGEALFSWMCEDLSQLVMRAIKEQPPLDQSYHQSLL
- a CDS encoding ABC transporter ATP-binding protein, yielding MSEPTLPDYRVQSDAVRDRFARIKKRPVTMEVTGLSKTFQSRHGTVTALKDINLSIHKREFVCVIGPSGCGKSTLIRILAGLEQATEGEVKLDGKVVNKPGPERGMVFQGYTLFPWLTVKQNVMFGLRESGYDKGTAEAEARQWIDLIGLARFENSYPHQLSGGMKQRVAIARALANKPKVLLMDEPFGALDAQTRSKMQAYLMEIWKNIDVTVFFITHDLDEAIYLADRILVLKANPGEVQEVIEVPVPQPRNPDQFLSPEFIATKKRLEELIHPPKQDDDEDHLNLVRMVPVNDEVGSVF
- a CDS encoding ABC transporter permease gives rise to the protein MSLFSVNKPLEPRSRQLVTISSFVLPILLWCLVSYVPFIWHPEVEVTLPGSVSYFREGMLVDKEVFNAELDKASAAGKAIPEGIPANPIYLPAPHEVVTAFYTSFTTEPKRSSELWLHESLWSSIQVIFYGFLLSSIIGIPLGVLAGTYDFFSRLFEPFIEFFRYLPAPAFGALAVAILGIYQAPKIAIIFIGTFFQQVLIVANTTRKLDPALLEAGQTLGANNRSMLFRIVLPGILPDLYRDTRILLGWAWTYLIVAELIGTSSGITWFITQQARYKNFDNVFAAIMMIGILGLTIDLLLAWFGRRLFPWQKAN
- a CDS encoding ABC transporter substrate-binding protein; translation: MKKRLFLSAFAGLLLSANASAEPLKIGYSDWPGWVAWEIAIEKKMFDKVGVDVQFEWFDYVASMDAFAAGQLDAVTMTNGDALVTGATGAQNVMILINDYSNGNDMIVGAPSINSITDLKGKKVGVELGFVDHLLLLNGLEKAGMTESDVELVNVPTNETPQVLASGQVEAIGAWQPNSGQALDLVPASKPIYTSADEPGLIYDVLAVSPSSLATHRDEWKKVIDAWYMAVDYLNDPKTRDDAISIMAARVGIEPEAYKAFIDGTKILTKEEAQGFMKKADGFGSLYGSTEIADQFNVDNKVYADKQTVDNYIDPSLLLGE